The Kineothrix sp. MB12-C1 genome includes a window with the following:
- a CDS encoding IS3 family transposase — MMFIATKTDDGEIKGKISFYCRVLHVSRQAFNKYLKAKDAPWKYQELADAMLDICSEDECNDTYGRIRMYQALQLKQPEGIHIPGERTVYRVMDEIGLNHKPKRKPNGITKADKEARKSDDLIKRDFTAEKPLKKCITDMTEIKASDGKLYVSAIFDCYDLAVLGLAMDTNMKAPLCEQTLDNAYRAYPMLRGAILHSDRGTQYTSGLYRKAINKYGILQSMNSAGGRCHDNARCESMWARFKEELLYGRYDTSSMTVEQLKTLIWRYFIGYWNNRRICSANGGLPPMVKRQQYYDSLQEAA, encoded by the coding sequence CTGATGTTTATTGCAACCAAAACTGATGACGGCGAGATTAAGGGCAAAATTTCTTTTTATTGCAGAGTGCTTCATGTTTCCAGACAAGCATTCAATAAATACCTAAAAGCAAAGGATGCTCCATGGAAATATCAGGAATTGGCAGATGCAATGCTTGATATTTGTAGTGAGGATGAATGTAATGACACTTATGGAAGAATCCGTATGTATCAGGCATTACAACTCAAACAGCCGGAGGGTATACACATTCCCGGCGAGAGAACTGTTTATCGTGTCATGGACGAAATTGGTCTTAATCACAAACCAAAACGCAAGCCTAATGGTATTACTAAAGCTGACAAAGAAGCCCGGAAATCAGATGATTTAATAAAACGTGACTTCACTGCTGAAAAACCTCTAAAAAAATGTATTACTGATATGACTGAAATAAAAGCTTCTGATGGAAAACTGTATGTTTCAGCCATCTTTGACTGCTACGATTTAGCGGTATTGGGTCTTGCCATGGATACAAATATGAAAGCTCCCCTTTGTGAACAAACCTTAGATAACGCTTATAGAGCCTATCCTATGCTTAGGGGAGCTATTCTTCACAGTGACAGAGGTACGCAGTATACCAGCGGGTTATATCGTAAGGCAATCAACAAATATGGCATTCTTCAAAGCATGAACAGTGCCGGTGGCAGATGCCATGACAATGCCAGATGTGAAAGTATGTGGGCAAGATTCAAAGAGGAATTACTTTATGGACGTTACGATACCAGCTCAATGACAGTAGAACAGTTAAAAACTCTTATTTGGAGATACTTCATCGGCTATTGGAATAACCGGCGAATCTGTTCAGCTAACGGTGGCTTACCTCCGATGGTTAAGCGACAGCAGTACTATGATTCATTGCAGGAGGCAGCATAA
- a CDS encoding ABC transporter permease translates to MTLPFENDTGNIVKKLTDRSLKADKRRNLFAVITITFATVLLSTLCFYLSAQNVELVERIRGQYQAVCAEISQEMIDVLSQQPEVEQWGVSKSISTARYQDTALTVLYEDENQIRLAGRPDIDGRLPETEAEIMVELPFLQYLNLPAVTGQSVQLDMGDGRNQDYTVTGILLSENTSRSFTIFTSKAYAVKRASPVPTFDFRFRIAGSNEENMDALKGQIKEFLLKQGVPEDKIFYSSNYFDMVGFQSSDNTMLYLVGLLLVIACSVVIYSLFYISVSGKLREYGRLKVIGTTSKQLKRIVRRETLILCLRSIPLGIIIAGCAVFAWMPGYWQWGTNLRSAFGVAAIMTLSVILATRVPIRIAGKVSAIEAVRMTFYSKQEGKSVSKQLHRRITPLSLAGMSFVRNRKKSVLTFISLGLTAVMLMCVATYAVSFDVDSMAAKNLGDGGNYMLSLSHPSLEEQHTVLEENPLNEPLYQALLKLDFVTKITRYNSSYAEVELPKNPGGFSFAGLTREQFNQFLPPEFIMAGEADYEEMVKRSGVIIADSEHLLARYNNYEPNIGDVLLCKGYDGQSVEMIVLGIAKGSLDTGVSASPFLVTNETLSKLYPQVSNFNTVWNVYTDKDSEEVRKAVFSATADGRIDITSRKDLADSLEDMAGQMIKGLYALVVFLFLFALVNLINTLMTNLLAKKQELGILQSVGMSGRQLASMLSLECLWYVGIALTLAVAVGAPAGFVICTAFNQVGIFGTLTYHFPWMAVALLTVILAIIQLCYSTLAVHYLRKQSLADRIKVIE, encoded by the coding sequence ATGACATTACCATTTGAAAATGACACAGGAAATATTGTAAAGAAGCTGACAGACAGAAGCCTGAAAGCGGATAAGCGCCGGAATCTGTTTGCTGTTATTACGATTACATTTGCAACGGTGCTCCTATCCACATTGTGCTTTTATCTTTCGGCACAGAATGTAGAATTAGTGGAGCGTATCAGGGGCCAGTATCAAGCTGTATGTGCGGAAATTTCACAAGAAATGATTGATGTTCTTTCTCAGCAGCCCGAGGTTGAACAATGGGGTGTCTCTAAATCAATTAGCACTGCCCGCTATCAAGATACCGCTTTAACGGTATTATATGAAGATGAAAATCAGATCCGTCTTGCAGGACGACCGGATATAGACGGCCGCTTGCCAGAAACAGAAGCAGAGATTATGGTCGAGCTGCCATTTTTGCAGTATCTTAACCTGCCTGCGGTCACAGGACAGAGTGTGCAGTTGGATATGGGCGATGGTAGAAATCAGGATTACACGGTGACAGGCATTTTACTGAGCGAAAATACATCCCGCTCCTTTACAATTTTCACATCCAAAGCATATGCTGTTAAACGTGCATCACCTGTGCCCACTTTTGACTTTCGTTTTCGTATAGCAGGCAGTAATGAAGAAAATATGGATGCTTTAAAAGGTCAGATTAAAGAATTTTTGCTGAAACAGGGAGTCCCGGAAGATAAAATCTTCTACAGCTCCAATTACTTTGATATGGTTGGGTTTCAATCATCCGATAATACCATGCTGTATCTGGTGGGGCTGCTGCTGGTTATTGCTTGCAGTGTAGTCATATACAGCCTCTTTTATATTTCCGTGTCGGGAAAGCTGCGGGAATACGGACGCCTGAAGGTAATCGGGACAACATCCAAACAGCTAAAGCGTATCGTGCGCCGAGAAACATTGATTCTTTGCCTGCGTTCTATTCCCCTTGGAATTATTATTGCCGGATGTGCTGTATTTGCATGGATGCCCGGGTATTGGCAGTGGGGAACGAATCTGCGGTCAGCATTTGGTGTAGCGGCTATAATGACCCTATCAGTGATTTTAGCAACCCGTGTGCCAATCCGTATAGCTGGAAAGGTGTCGGCAATTGAAGCTGTGAGGATGACCTTTTATTCAAAGCAGGAAGGAAAAAGCGTTTCCAAGCAGCTGCACCGCCGTATCACGCCTCTATCTCTGGCCGGAATGAGTTTTGTTCGTAATCGAAAAAAGTCTGTTCTAACATTTATTTCTCTGGGATTAACTGCTGTTATGCTAATGTGTGTCGCTACCTATGCTGTTTCCTTTGATGTGGACAGTATGGCAGCAAAAAATCTGGGAGATGGCGGAAATTATATGCTTAGTCTTTCCCACCCCAGTTTGGAAGAACAACATACTGTACTGGAGGAAAACCCTCTTAATGAGCCGCTGTATCAAGCCTTACTCAAGTTAGATTTTGTCACCAAGATTACACGCTACAACAGCAGCTATGCAGAAGTGGAATTACCGAAAAATCCGGGTGGATTTTCGTTTGCAGGACTGACGAGGGAGCAATTCAATCAGTTTTTACCTCCTGAATTTATTATGGCAGGTGAAGCAGACTATGAGGAAATGGTTAAAAGAAGCGGTGTCATAATTGCTGATTCAGAGCATCTGCTTGCACGGTACAACAATTATGAACCAAACATAGGCGATGTGCTTTTATGCAAAGGATATGATGGACAAAGCGTGGAGATGATTGTCCTTGGAATTGCAAAGGGATCTCTTGATACCGGTGTAAGTGCCTCCCCCTTTTTGGTTACAAATGAAACGCTGTCCAAGCTTTATCCTCAAGTCAGTAACTTTAATACGGTATGGAATGTATATACGGATAAAGATTCAGAAGAAGTACGGAAGGCTGTTTTTTCCGCTACCGCCGATGGTCGGATTGATATTACATCCCGAAAGGATCTTGCGGACAGCTTAGAGGATATGGCTGGCCAGATGATAAAAGGGCTATATGCATTAGTGGTATTCTTATTCTTGTTTGCGCTGGTAAATCTGATCAATACACTTATGACGAACCTTCTGGCAAAGAAACAGGAGCTTGGAATTTTGCAGTCAGTGGGAATGAGCGGCAGACAACTGGCATCCATGCTTTCCTTAGAATGCCTATGGTATGTTGGCATTGCCCTTACTCTCGCTGTTGCGGTTGGTGCTCCTGCCGGATTTGTTATTTGCACTGCCTTTAATCAGGTCGGTATCTTTGGTACCTTAACCTATCATTTTCCATGGATGGCGGTTGCTCTGCTTACCGTAATTCTAGCGATAATTCAACTATGCTATTCAACATTGGCTGTGCATTATCTGAGAAAACAATCACTGGCCGACCGTATTAAGGTAATTGAATGA
- a CDS encoding ABC transporter ATP-binding protein codes for MGVLQTKNLKKYYGTEPNLTRALDGVNFSVERGEFIAVVGTSGSGKSTLLHMMGGLDTPTSGSVMVNDKELAKMNDEQLTIFRRRNIGFIFQNYNLVPILNVYENIVLPVELDGDTADRVFMSEVVSMLGLEEKLKNMPNNLSGGQQQRVAIARALITKPAIVLADEPTGNLDSKTSADVLGLLKRTSAEFSQTIVMITHNSEIAQLADRIVRIEDGKIVG; via the coding sequence GTGGGTGTTTTACAAACAAAAAACTTAAAAAAATATTACGGCACAGAGCCGAATCTTACCCGTGCCCTTGACGGCGTGAACTTTTCCGTGGAGCGGGGTGAGTTTATTGCCGTGGTTGGAACCTCCGGCTCAGGCAAGTCCACGCTGCTTCATATGATGGGAGGGTTGGATACGCCTACCTCCGGCAGTGTTATGGTAAATGACAAGGAGCTGGCGAAGATGAATGATGAACAGCTTACCATATTTCGCCGCAGAAACATCGGCTTTATTTTTCAAAACTATAACCTTGTGCCGATTCTCAATGTTTATGAGAATATTGTTCTGCCTGTAGAGCTGGACGGAGACACAGCAGACAGGGTTTTTATGAGTGAAGTGGTGTCTATGTTAGGGCTGGAAGAGAAGCTGAAAAACATGCCGAACAATCTTTCCGGCGGTCAGCAGCAGCGGGTAGCGATTGCCCGTGCCTTGATTACCAAACCAGCCATAGTGCTGGCCGATGAACCTACGGGAAACCTCGACAGCAAGACCAGTGCCGATGTACTGGGGCTATTAAAGCGCACCAGCGCAGAGTTCAGCCAAACAATAGTCATGATTACCCATAATAGCGAAATTGCTCAGCTTGCCGACCGTATCGTGCGGATTGAAGATGGCAAAATCGTTGGTTAA
- a CDS encoding ABC transporter permease: MFQNDNKAVIKRLAKLSLKADKQRNTFAVIAIALTTILFTSVVSIGVGVIESLKQVIELTLAMNASLFLAIMPFLLMFIFIGYLLINNIFDISISKDIRRYAMWRTIGTTQRQIKKIVLRQAIQLSFIGIPLGLLLGYLIGKISLPLMMQFLNQEYSDFQPKMSLSPFIFIVSSLFSLLTVWVSVKKPAQIATLVSPIDALRYTENGHITKTFSKKASFFRIEKMSWANFLRSKKRSIFIILSLSICFVLLNSVAILGQSVDTDKYLQKMMSTDYVIASKTAFSARHGFMYHSDGLDEAVISLVEQQPGIQNGGKLYKNTLDDLNVTIDYGQKITETNESIEGIKYGFIVDGQYPIVLGNDGYALCNVYGASTPVLSRLMIINGEKDKSKLIEKLSTGNYIIEGAEDAESFQCEIGHEIVIRKDGKILKTMTVVAQAVLNGTEREVWTVNSGYTTVGGNCPFFYMSDYRFKEVYTKPTLMNYSFDFDNANQSNIENTLNSYILKVDAGMQYGSTQMLRQSIDRIKKMVYVAGGILSFLIGCIGVINFVSIIKTNAITRQYEFTLFESIGMTKKQLRKLLVYEGIYYAIISGFFGIVISYIFSKTLLSKMLSSSSFWFFTINITLVPALIAFILMLGISMVVPLFAIKALNRHSIIERFKETTW, from the coding sequence ATGTTTCAAAATGATAACAAGGCAGTTATAAAACGGCTTGCAAAACTGAGCCTGAAAGCAGACAAACAGCGAAACACCTTTGCTGTTATCGCAATTGCACTGACCACTATATTATTTACATCAGTAGTATCCATTGGCGTTGGAGTAATTGAATCATTGAAGCAAGTAATTGAATTAACTCTTGCAATGAATGCTTCGCTGTTTTTGGCAATAATGCCCTTCCTTCTGATGTTTATTTTTATCGGCTATCTGCTGATAAATAACATATTTGATATTTCAATTTCGAAGGATATAAGAAGATACGCCATGTGGAGGACAATAGGGACTACCCAAAGACAAATTAAAAAAATTGTTTTGCGGCAGGCCATTCAATTATCTTTTATCGGCATCCCTCTAGGGCTGTTGCTGGGCTACCTAATCGGTAAGATTTCGCTTCCACTCATGATGCAATTTCTAAACCAGGAATACTCGGATTTTCAACCCAAGATGTCGCTTAGTCCATTCATATTTATTGTTTCCTCTTTATTTAGCTTACTTACTGTTTGGGTCAGTGTTAAAAAACCAGCTCAAATCGCTACCCTCGTTTCACCTATTGACGCGCTTCGGTATACGGAAAATGGGCATATAACCAAAACCTTTTCAAAGAAAGCATCCTTCTTCAGAATTGAGAAAATGTCTTGGGCTAATTTTTTGCGTAGCAAAAAACGGAGTATATTCATCATTTTGTCGTTATCAATATGTTTCGTTTTGCTTAATTCGGTTGCTATTCTTGGTCAAAGTGTCGATACTGATAAGTATTTGCAAAAAATGATGTCTACGGATTATGTTATAGCAAGTAAGACTGCATTTTCTGCGCGCCATGGCTTTATGTATCATTCAGACGGTCTGGATGAAGCCGTGATTTCACTTGTCGAGCAACAACCCGGAATACAAAACGGTGGGAAATTATATAAAAACACCTTAGACGATTTGAATGTGACGATTGATTATGGGCAAAAGATTACGGAAACAAATGAAAGTATTGAAGGAATAAAATATGGATTTATTGTCGATGGACAGTACCCTATCGTCTTGGGAAACGATGGATATGCATTATGTAATGTTTATGGCGCCTCAACGCCTGTGCTCAGCCGACTGATGATTATTAATGGAGAAAAAGACAAAAGTAAACTGATAGAAAAATTATCAACCGGCAACTACATTATTGAAGGAGCGGAAGATGCCGAGTCTTTTCAATGCGAGATTGGTCATGAAATTGTAATACGAAAAGATGGCAAAATACTAAAAACGATGACAGTAGTCGCACAGGCTGTTCTTAACGGAACAGAACGTGAAGTATGGACGGTAAACAGTGGCTATACGACTGTCGGAGGTAATTGCCCGTTTTTCTATATGAGTGATTACAGGTTCAAAGAAGTCTATACAAAACCGACTTTAATGAACTATTCGTTTGACTTCGATAATGCGAACCAGAGTAATATAGAAAATACCCTAAATAGTTATATTCTGAAGGTTGATGCCGGGATGCAATATGGGTCAACACAGATGCTGCGACAATCAATCGATAGAATTAAGAAGATGGTCTACGTTGCGGGCGGGATATTAAGCTTTCTGATAGGATGCATTGGAGTAATTAACTTTGTAAGCATAATTAAAACGAATGCCATTACTCGGCAATATGAGTTTACTTTGTTTGAGAGTATCGGCATGACAAAAAAACAACTACGGAAACTGCTGGTTTATGAGGGCATTTATTATGCAATAATATCCGGTTTCTTTGGTATTGTAATATCTTATATTTTTAGTAAAACCTTATTGAGTAAAATGTTGAGCAGTTCTTCATTTTGGTTCTTTACGATTAATATTACGTTAGTTCCCGCATTGATTGCATTTATATTAATGCTTGGAATTTCAATGGTTGTTCCATTATTTGCTATAAAAGCGCTAAATAGGCACAGTATCATAGAACGCTTTAAAGAGACGACATGGTAG
- a CDS encoding GNAT family N-acetyltransferase, whose translation MKEIILRKINNEDIMLLTTWLKKEYILKWYHEPDEWLTEINERHSTYSWIHHFIVMNENIPIGFCQYYDCFDANDLEDWYSVARKNDTFSIDYLIGNEAYLGKGYGKAIVRLLTNTIKEKEQAKQIIVQPDKENLPSNNVLLSNGYIFDKQKDYFYKLLD comes from the coding sequence ATGAAAGAAATCATTTTACGGAAAATAAACAATGAAGATATTATGTTGCTTACAACATGGCTTAAAAAAGAGTATATTTTAAAGTGGTATCACGAGCCAGATGAATGGCTTACTGAAATTAATGAACGACATAGCACTTATTCATGGATACACCACTTTATTGTCATGAATGAAAATATCCCTATTGGTTTTTGCCAATATTATGATTGCTTTGATGCAAACGATCTGGAAGATTGGTATAGTGTTGCTCGAAAAAATGACACCTTTTCCATAGACTACTTAATTGGTAATGAAGCATATTTAGGGAAAGGGTATGGAAAAGCTATTGTTAGGTTATTGACTAATACTATAAAAGAAAAGGAGCAGGCAAAACAAATTATCGTACAACCGGACAAAGAAAACTTGCCATCTAATAATGTATTGCTGTCAAATGGATATATTTTTGACAAGCAGAAAGATTACTTTTACAAGCTACTTGATTAG
- a CDS encoding TetR/AcrR family transcriptional regulator codes for MTNLPPIRKPQQKRSIEKKRRIIQASFELFCEKGYHNTNTTEIADKAGVSTGTVYSYFKDKKDIYVASFESFLNVHLQPLVDDLANTPKPIDIRQFVDKCVEIFRNLYVNSKQIINELGTMQETDPEIMQHFANYEDMLLSAFVKALDSPNINQQNLDEKMYLIYTLADVLGQEYAFGYHKSIRFEILREEVTNMLTSLLIIDK; via the coding sequence TTGACTAATTTACCACCTATTCGAAAGCCGCAACAAAAGCGTTCAATAGAAAAGAAACGCAGGATAATACAAGCAAGTTTTGAGCTTTTTTGTGAAAAAGGATACCACAATACTAATACAACAGAAATAGCAGATAAAGCTGGCGTCTCTACTGGAACAGTATACAGTTACTTTAAGGATAAGAAAGATATTTATGTGGCCTCATTTGAAAGTTTTCTAAACGTTCATCTTCAGCCATTGGTAGATGATTTAGCAAATACACCGAAACCTATTGACATTAGACAATTTGTTGATAAATGTGTTGAGATATTTAGGAACCTGTATGTCAACTCGAAGCAGATTATCAACGAATTAGGCACAATGCAAGAAACAGACCCTGAAATTATGCAACATTTTGCAAACTATGAGGATATGCTATTATCCGCTTTTGTAAAAGCACTTGATAGCCCAAATATAAATCAACAAAATTTAGACGAAAAAATGTATCTAATTTATACTTTAGCAGATGTATTAGGGCAAGAATACGCATTTGGCTATCATAAAAGCATACGCTTCGAAATACTGAGGGAAGAAGTCACTAATATGCTAACCAGTTTACTGATAATAGATAAATAA
- a CDS encoding sensor histidine kinase, with the protein MKTSGFSVRKIVLIVLIGAVITALTLIIAMYAMTGNSIIIYGGFALTTALLLWGAVFLRLLQRKLSEFTSDLCRTLDGMMNGNEKPEINLEEESLLARISHRLERLYHTMQENRKKLESEKTELQTLVSDISHQTKTPIANLKMINETMLGHSMPEERQKEFLIAAGSQLDKLDFMIQALVKTSRLETGLIVLEKKSSPIYETIVAAVNGVLTVLEKKEIGLAVDCSEELCIAHDSRWTAEALFNLLDNAVKYTPMNGNIRIVVQEWEMYVKLDVIDTGKGIPESEQAAIFKRFYREDTVREVEGNGIGLYLVREIITKQGGYVKVKSEISKGSIFSVLLPNQRQL; encoded by the coding sequence ATGAAAACAAGCGGTTTTTCTGTTCGCAAGATTGTTCTTATAGTTTTGATCGGCGCTGTTATAACAGCATTGACGCTGATTATCGCAATGTATGCCATGACCGGCAATTCTATTATTATTTATGGCGGATTTGCACTAACCACCGCTCTGTTACTGTGGGGCGCTGTCTTTTTACGCCTATTGCAGCGGAAGTTATCGGAATTCACTTCTGATTTGTGCCGCACATTAGATGGAATGATGAATGGTAATGAAAAGCCCGAGATCAACTTGGAAGAGGAAAGTCTTCTGGCTCGTATCAGTCATCGTTTGGAGCGGCTTTATCACACTATGCAGGAAAATCGAAAAAAGCTGGAGTCAGAAAAAACAGAGCTTCAAACTCTTGTTTCGGATATTTCCCACCAAACCAAAACACCCATAGCAAATCTAAAAATGATTAATGAAACCATGCTGGGACATTCCATGCCGGAGGAAAGGCAAAAGGAGTTCCTGATAGCAGCAGGGAGTCAATTGGATAAATTGGATTTTATGATTCAGGCGTTAGTAAAAACTTCCCGACTGGAAACCGGCTTAATTGTGTTGGAGAAAAAGTCTTCTCCAATTTATGAAACGATTGTGGCGGCTGTAAATGGTGTGCTGACGGTACTGGAGAAGAAGGAAATCGGGCTTGCCGTGGATTGTTCGGAAGAGCTTTGTATTGCACATGACTCCCGTTGGACGGCAGAAGCGCTCTTTAATCTGTTAGACAATGCCGTAAAATATACACCTATGAACGGGAACATTCGTATAGTCGTGCAGGAATGGGAAATGTATGTAAAGCTTGATGTAATAGATACAGGGAAAGGGATTCCTGAAAGTGAGCAAGCGGCCATATTTAAGCGTTTCTATCGCGAGGATACCGTCCGTGAGGTGGAGGGCAACGGTATTGGGCTTTATCTGGTCCGTGAGATTATAACCAAACAGGGCGGTTACGTAAAGGTAAAATCCGAAATAAGTAAAGGCTCCATTTTCTCGGTGCTTCTCCCCAACCAAAGGCAGCTCTAA
- a CDS encoding response regulator transcription factor, with the protein MKKILIVEDDTLLNKTLAYNLVSYGYEVISANNCASARYHLKENHLDLILLDINLPDGNGLDLCREIKERGMDSYPIFLTANDQESDMIEGYEAGGADYITKPFSIAVLTRKIAAVFENLDTRLPRHELYDDGLLRIDFSEQSAVLNGNSVDFTPKEYRTLFLFVKNPRIILTKRQLLEKLWDIDGDFVDEHTLTTTISRIRKKIESDHRKYIKTSYGMGYQWIGGDHP; encoded by the coding sequence ATGAAAAAAATATTAATTGTCGAGGACGATACTCTTTTGAATAAGACATTAGCTTATAATTTGGTTTCATATGGCTATGAGGTTATTTCAGCAAATAACTGTGCTTCCGCCCGTTATCATCTGAAAGAGAATCATTTGGATTTAATATTGCTTGACATAAACCTTCCAGATGGAAATGGTCTTGATTTATGCAGAGAAATAAAAGAGCGTGGCATGGATTCTTATCCTATATTTTTAACTGCTAATGATCAGGAAAGCGATATGATAGAGGGCTATGAGGCCGGTGGCGCAGATTATATTACAAAGCCCTTTTCGATTGCGGTGCTTACAAGGAAAATAGCCGCTGTTTTTGAAAATCTGGATACAAGACTTCCAAGGCATGAGCTGTATGATGATGGTTTATTAAGAATAGACTTTTCAGAACAATCGGCTGTCTTGAATGGTAATTCGGTGGACTTTACTCCCAAGGAATATCGTACCTTATTTCTATTCGTTAAAAATCCCCGAATTATACTGACGAAGCGTCAATTATTGGAGAAGCTATGGGACATTGACGGTGATTTTGTAGACGAGCATACATTAACTACGACAATTAGTCGTATCCGCAAGAAAATCGAATCTGATCATCGTAAATATATAAAGACCTCTTATGGCATGGGATATCAATGGATTGGCGGCGACCATCCATGA
- a CDS encoding M55 family metallopeptidase → MYPSAKQLIIISDMEGASGIFEHNKAALYNGGEQWRDYGRHCLTSDILAVSEAAQACGIDDILLYDAHYAGNAEYNVILAQLPKTVRVFDVLDRCTFWRRIRGQAQQHPFGLITVGQHARNGEPDAYFPHTIQSPPMASLLVNGRSIAEIGSAAYQFCGTPYLANIGCQASMKEATEICPTVHCIPVKDKRTGWQPSPQETFPLIKEGVIQAITQADQKQLIALDGPYAFEMTLTPGFYFQPPQHLSWVGSFADHAAHWLAPSVEIGLELFENVRSCIRRCT, encoded by the coding sequence ATGTATCCATCCGCAAAACAGTTGATCATCATAAGCGATATGGAAGGCGCCAGCGGTATTTTCGAGCATAACAAGGCCGCACTGTATAACGGCGGCGAGCAGTGGAGGGATTACGGCCGCCACTGCCTGACAAGCGATATACTGGCCGTTTCCGAGGCGGCGCAGGCCTGTGGAATAGACGATATTCTGCTGTATGATGCCCATTACGCAGGCAATGCCGAATACAATGTTATTTTGGCCCAGCTGCCCAAAACCGTGCGCGTTTTTGATGTGCTGGATCGCTGCACCTTTTGGCGCAGGATTCGCGGCCAGGCGCAGCAGCATCCCTTCGGGCTGATTACCGTAGGCCAGCACGCGCGCAACGGCGAGCCGGATGCCTACTTTCCCCACACCATCCAGTCCCCGCCGATGGCATCGCTGCTGGTCAACGGCCGCTCCATTGCGGAAATCGGCAGTGCCGCCTACCAGTTTTGCGGCACCCCGTATTTAGCCAACATCGGCTGCCAAGCATCCATGAAAGAGGCAACGGAAATATGCCCCACCGTACACTGCATCCCAGTGAAGGATAAGCGTACAGGCTGGCAGCCCAGCCCGCAGGAAACCTTCCCGCTGATAAAAGAGGGTGTAATTCAGGCCATTACACAGGCGGATCAAAAGCAGTTGATCGCTCTGGATGGCCCCTATGCCTTTGAGATGACCCTTACCCCCGGCTTTTACTTTCAGCCGCCACAGCATCTTAGCTGGGTTGGCAGTTTTGCCGATCATGCCGCGCACTGGCTTGCCCCCAGCGTAGAGATAGGGCTGGAGCTGTTTGAAAACGTGCGCAGTTGCATTCGTCGGTGTACATAA
- a CDS encoding AraC family transcriptional regulator: MEWIERLNSAINHIEEHLTDEIDFDEISKITLCSSYHFQRMFAYMADVPLSEYIRRRKMSRAAADLQDASNKVIDVSLKYGYDSPTAFNRAFQRIHGIAPSEARGGLHSLKAYPPISFKISIKGDCVMDYRIEKKEAFRIVGFSIPLEKEIEKNFEVVPAMWGQAAQNGMIEKLANMMDGEVKGLLGVSSCNEESDWKYYIAVASNQAAETDLEESMVPEATWAIFRGNGTNISIQELERQIVTDWLPTSGYEYGNAPDIEVYINPNPENAIYEVWIPVVKKN, translated from the coding sequence ATGGAATGGATAGAGAGATTAAACAGTGCAATTAACCATATAGAGGAACATCTTACGGATGAAATTGATTTTGATGAAATATCCAAGATCACGCTTTGTTCATCCTATCACTTTCAAAGAATGTTTGCATATATGGCAGATGTCCCGTTATCGGAATATATCAGGCGAAGAAAAATGTCAAGAGCTGCGGCAGACCTACAAGATGCTAGTAATAAAGTGATAGATGTTTCTTTAAAATATGGCTATGATTCTCCTACGGCCTTTAACAGAGCTTTTCAGCGAATACATGGTATCGCCCCTTCAGAAGCGAGAGGAGGTCTGCATAGTTTGAAAGCATATCCTCCCATTAGCTTCAAAATATCAATAAAAGGAGATTGTGTGATGGATTATCGCATTGAGAAGAAAGAGGCATTTAGAATTGTTGGATTCTCAATTCCATTAGAAAAAGAAATTGAGAAAAACTTTGAAGTGGTTCCGGCCATGTGGGGACAGGCTGCCCAAAATGGTATGATAGAAAAGTTGGCGAACATGATGGACGGAGAGGTAAAGGGACTATTAGGTGTCAGCTCATGTAATGAGGAATCCGACTGGAAATATTATATAGCAGTGGCAAGTAATCAGGCAGCAGAAACAGACTTAGAAGAATCCATGGTGCCGGAAGCGACTTGGGCAATTTTTAGAGGGAACGGGACAAATATATCCATTCAGGAACTAGAGAGACAAATTGTAACGGATTGGCTTCCAACGTCAGGATATGAATATGGGAATGCACCGGATATTGAGGTTTATATTAATCCAAACCCGGAAAATGCAATATATGAAGTTTGGATTCCTGTAGTTAAAAAGAATTGA